GCGCGGCGGCGGCCCGAGGTCGAGCGGCGCGTCGACCGCGATCGGCTTGTACAGCGACAGGCACGGCGCCGCGGTCGCGGTCACCCAGTGGCGCGCGCCGGCCGGCGTCAGCTCGGCGACCCACGAGCCGGTGGTCTGCGACGACGCGAGCACGCCGCCGGCGTGGACGCACGGCGCCGCCAGCGCGCCGTGGTGCCAGCGGTAGCGCGGCCGCCCGTCGCCGCGGTGATCGCGCAGGGCCGCGAACAGATCGGCGACCGAGCGCGCGGCCCGCGCCGCGCCGAGCGTGCAGGCCTGGCGACGATCCGCCGCCGCCACCCACGACCGCAGCCGGTCGCGGTGCCCGCGCAGCGCCGGCAACGTCAGCGCGTTGGAGATCGACGCGGCCCCGACCACCGCCTGGGCGGTCCACCGACGCCCGGCGGTCTCGACGACGAACGCCCCGGTCGCGTCGGCGACGATGAAGCTCGCGTGATAGCTGAAGCCCGGGTGCTCGTGGCCGCAGCCGCCGCCCTGGCCGTGCTGCTCGAGCAGCGCGCCGAGCGTGGCCACCGCCGCGGTCGCCGTGGTCGCGCGCTCGAGCGCCAGGCGCACCAGGTCCATGCCGGTCAGGCCGACCGCGGCGTAGGGCGCGTCGGTGAACACCGCCTCGTTGCCGATCACCACGCCGTGCTCGTTGGCGCCCATCTCGGCGCCGAAGATCCAGAACGGGCGGGAGAGCGCCACCGCGTGGGTGTGCGCCGCCTGCGGGATCGTGAGGTGGGTGCAGCGGACCACGGCGCCGGGCGGGTGCGCGCGCGCGGGGTGCCACGACACGAACTGGGCCTCGTTGGGATCGCGATCCGAGTTCTTGCCGAACAGGACCCGGCCGTCGACGATCGCGACCAGCGTGTCGCACATGACGCGAGGATAGCTGGCAATGGGCCCGGCCGCGTGGTGGAGTGATCCACGATGAGCGAGCGCACCGACGTGGCCATCATCGGCGCCGGGTTCGCGGGCCTGTCGGCGGCGCGCGCGCTCGCCCGGGCCGGCCGCGCCGCCGTGGTGCTCGAGGCCCGCGACCGCGTCGGCGGCCGGGTCTACACCGAGCGACCGGCCGGCGGCCCCTGGGTCGACCTGGGCGGTCAGTGGGTGGGGCCGACCCAGGACCACCTGCTGGGCCTCCTGCGCGAGCAAGGCGCGGCCACGTTCCCGACCTGGACCACCGGCGACAACCTGGTCGTCGTCGAGGGCCGCGCCCGGCGCTACCGCGGCACGATCCCGCGGCTCGGCCTGCGCAGCCTGATCGACGTCGGCCTGGCCCAGTGGCGGCTCGAGCGCATGGCCCGGCAGGTGCCGCTCGACGCGCCGTGGCGGGCCAAGCGCGCGGCGGCGTGGGACGCGACCACGCTGGGGGCGTGGCTCGATCAGCACCTCTCGACCAAGGTCGCGCGCGATCTGCTGGGCGCGGGGCTCGAGTCCGTGTTCGCCGCGAGCCCGCGCGACCTGTCGCTCCTGCACGCGCTGTTCTACATCCACTCGGGCAAGGACCTCGACACGCTGTTCGGCACCACCGACGGCGCCCAGGCCACGCGCGTCGACGGCGGCATGCAGCCGGTCGCCGAGCGGCTCGCGGTCGGCCTCGACGTCCGGCTCGAGCACCCGGTGCGCAAGATCGAGCACGGCGACCAGGTCACGATCCACCACGACCGCGGCGCGCTGATCGCCGATCGCGTGATCGTCGCCATCCCGCCGCACCTGGTCGCGGCGATCGACTTCGCGCCGGCGCTGCCGCGCGATCGCGCCGCGCTCGTGGCCGGCATGCCCATGGGCGCGGTGATCAAGTGCACCGCGGTCTACCCGCGGCCGTTCTGGCGCGACCGCGGCCTGTCGGGGCTGTCGCTGTCCGACCGCGGCCCGATCCACGTCGCGTTCGACAACTCGCCGCCCGACGGCAGCTGCGGCGTGCTGATGGGCTTCGCCGAGGCCGACGCCGCGCGCCGCCTGGGCACGCTCACCATCGCCGAGCGCCAGGTCGAGGCCGTGGCCTGCTTCGCGCGCGTCTACGGCGACCGTGCCCGCGCGGTCGACCGCTACGCCGATCACGTCTGGGAGCGCGATCCGTGGTCGGGCGGCTGCTACGGCGCGTTCGCCCCGCCCGGCCTGTGGACCTCGGTCGGCCGGGTCATCCGCACGCCGGTCGGCCGCCTGCACTGGGCCGGCACCGAGACCGCCACCGCCTGGAGCGGCTACATCGACGGCGCGATCGCCTCGGGCCTGCGCGCCGCCGCCGAGGTGTGAGCTACTCGGCGCGCCGCTCCTGCGCCAGCGCAGGGTAGTCGACGTAGCCGTGGGCGCCGCCGCCGTACATGGTCGCGCGATCCGGCTGCGCCAGCGCCGCGTCGGCGGCCAGGCGCTCGACCAGATCGGGGTTGGCGATGTACGGCGTCCCGAACGACACCAGCTGGGCCGCGCCGCTGGCGAGCGCCGCCTCGGCCTTGGCGCGGTCGTAGCCGCCGTTGGTGATGATCGGGCCGTGGAACAGCGGGCCGAACGTCGCGAGCGCGTCGGCGGGCCAGGTCGGGAACCGATCGAGCGGGAACATCCCCTGCATCAGGTGCAGGTACGCGAGCGGTAGCTGGTCGAGGCGCTCGATCAGGTAGGTGAACAGCGCCAGGGGATCGCGGTCGATCATGTTGTTGTACGGGATCGTCGGCGACAGCTTGATCCCGACCCGGCCCGGTCCCCAGACCTCGATCAGCGCGGCCATCACCTCGAGCGTGAACCGGGCGCGGTGCTCGATCGAGCCGCCGTACGCGTCGGTGCGCTGGTTGGCGCCGTCGACCAGGAACTGGTTCGGGAGGTAGCCGAACGCGCCGTGCAGCTCGACGCCGTCGAACCCGGCGTCCCGGGCGTGGGCCGCGGCCGCGCCGTAGTCGGCCACGGTGGCGCGGATCTCGTCGAGCGTCAGGGCGCGCGGGGTCTCGTAGTCCTGCGGGCCGGTCGAGGTGAAGTGCTGCTGGCCCTCGATCCGCACCGCCGACGGCGCGACCGGCAGCGCGCCGCCGCGCACCGACGAGTGCCCGACCCGCCCGGTGTGCCAGAGCTGCGCGAAGATCCGCCCGCCGGCGGCGTGGACCGCCGCGGTCACGCCGCGCCAGGCCTCGACCTGGGCGGCGTCGAACAGCCCGGGCGTGAGCGGGCTGCCGATGGCGTCGCGCGAGACGTTGACGCCCTCGCTGATGATCAGCCCGGCGCTCGCGCGCTGCTGGTAGTAGGTGGCCTGGAGCGCCCCCACCCGCCCGTCCGCGTCGGCGCGGCTGCGGGTCATCGGGGCCATGACGACCCGGTTGGGCAGCGCCAGCGCTGCGAGCGTGATCGGTTCGAGGAGCTTCATCCCCGCCACCATGCGACCGGACGACGGCCGTGACAATCACCGCCGGCGGTGCATCACTGTCTCGGATTCCGTACCAATCCG
The genomic region above belongs to Myxococcales bacterium and contains:
- a CDS encoding C69 family dipeptidase, with translation MCDTLVAIVDGRVLFGKNSDRDPNEAQFVSWHPARAHPPGAVVRCTHLTIPQAAHTHAVALSRPFWIFGAEMGANEHGVVIGNEAVFTDAPYAAVGLTGMDLVRLALERATTATAAVATLGALLEQHGQGGGCGHEHPGFSYHASFIVADATGAFVVETAGRRWTAQAVVGAASISNALTLPALRGHRDRLRSWVAAADRRQACTLGAARAARSVADLFAALRDHRGDGRPRYRWHHGALAAPCVHAGGVLASSQTTGSWVAELTPAGARHWVTATAAPCLSLYKPIAVDAPLDLGPPPRDRADATSLWWRHERLHRRVIGDAAACAAIAGEIATVEAAWLRSPPASAAAFAEHARRIDAWRAQLGAVRDDRPWYVRRYWRIRDQRAGLA
- a CDS encoding flavin monoamine oxidase family protein, whose translation is MSERTDVAIIGAGFAGLSAARALARAGRAAVVLEARDRVGGRVYTERPAGGPWVDLGGQWVGPTQDHLLGLLREQGAATFPTWTTGDNLVVVEGRARRYRGTIPRLGLRSLIDVGLAQWRLERMARQVPLDAPWRAKRAAAWDATTLGAWLDQHLSTKVARDLLGAGLESVFAASPRDLSLLHALFYIHSGKDLDTLFGTTDGAQATRVDGGMQPVAERLAVGLDVRLEHPVRKIEHGDQVTIHHDRGALIADRVIVAIPPHLVAAIDFAPALPRDRAALVAGMPMGAVIKCTAVYPRPFWRDRGLSGLSLSDRGPIHVAFDNSPPDGSCGVLMGFAEADAARRLGTLTIAERQVEAVACFARVYGDRARAVDRYADHVWERDPWSGGCYGAFAPPGLWTSVGRVIRTPVGRLHWAGTETATAWSGYIDGAIASGLRAAAEV
- a CDS encoding alkene reductase, producing MKLLEPITLAALALPNRVVMAPMTRSRADADGRVGALQATYYQQRASAGLIISEGVNVSRDAIGSPLTPGLFDAAQVEAWRGVTAAVHAAGGRIFAQLWHTGRVGHSSVRGGALPVAPSAVRIEGQQHFTSTGPQDYETPRALTLDEIRATVADYGAAAAHARDAGFDGVELHGAFGYLPNQFLVDGANQRTDAYGGSIEHRARFTLEVMAALIEVWGPGRVGIKLSPTIPYNNMIDRDPLALFTYLIERLDQLPLAYLHLMQGMFPLDRFPTWPADALATFGPLFHGPIITNGGYDRAKAEAALASGAAQLVSFGTPYIANPDLVERLAADAALAQPDRATMYGGGAHGYVDYPALAQERRAE